From Pseudomonadota bacterium, a single genomic window includes:
- a CDS encoding type II secretion system protein GspG produces MERTLHVLGIGGGWRRAQLWRAARAQRVRGAASEGFTLIEIMVVVMIIGLIVGSVGFVAFNRFKTAQIKSAQAIVKTVEGAIEMYMMDHNGECPKNVGELRSQRILSKEPKDPWNEVIIFRCPGEKNSDGADVFSKGPDKKEGTEDDLKNWEE; encoded by the coding sequence ATGGAACGGACACTGCACGTGTTGGGGATCGGTGGTGGGTGGCGCCGGGCGCAGCTTTGGCGCGCGGCACGGGCGCAGCGCGTGCGGGGCGCCGCCAGCGAGGGGTTCACCCTGATCGAGATCATGGTGGTGGTGATGATCATCGGATTGATCGTCGGTTCAGTCGGTTTCGTCGCCTTCAACCGCTTCAAGACCGCCCAGATCAAGAGCGCCCAGGCGATCGTCAAGACCGTCGAGGGCGCGATCGAGATGTACATGATGGACCACAACGGCGAGTGCCCGAAGAACGTCGGGGAGCTCCGGTCGCAGCGCATCCTCAGCAAAGAGCCCAAGGATCCGTGGAATGAAGTGATCATCTTTCGTTGTCCAGGCGAGAAGAACAGCGATGGCGCCGACGTCTTCTCGAAGGGGCCCGACAAGAAGGAGGGGACGGAGGACGACCTGAAGAACTGGGAAGAGTAG
- the gspF gene encoding type II secretion system inner membrane protein GspF has product MPAYAYKALDARGRSCSGTRDAESPRGLRALLRKESIFVTELHETHLEPVASGSALKREVDWKRFFDRVQPRDVAVLTRQLATLLRAGIPLAEALQALLEQNTSALLGRVLAVVRTRVNEGTSLAEALSVHGEVFPELYVSMVRAGEAAGNLEQVLLRLADFMDAQVRLRGKVAGALTYPAVLLGVASMAIFMLMKVVVPKVTAIFADVGQALPWYTRLLVASSNLISGYWWLLAALGVVAWRLFARWRRTPKGRARWDRWVLGFWLVGPLARMVAISRFSRTLGTMLGAGVPLLQSLEIVKAILGNRVLMDVVDQAREAIREGESIAEPLARSREFPPVVTRMIAVGERSGQLESMLATVADAYETEIDLKLGRLTTVLGPLMIVVMGAVIGFIVFAIFMPIFQMNDLIGGE; this is encoded by the coding sequence ATGCCGGCCTATGCCTACAAGGCGCTCGATGCGCGCGGGAGGAGCTGCAGCGGCACGCGCGACGCGGAGAGCCCGCGCGGGCTGCGCGCGCTGCTGCGCAAGGAGAGCATCTTCGTCACCGAGCTACACGAGACACATCTCGAGCCGGTGGCGAGCGGCAGCGCGCTCAAGCGCGAGGTGGACTGGAAGCGCTTCTTCGATCGCGTGCAGCCGCGCGACGTGGCGGTGCTGACGCGCCAGCTGGCGACGCTGCTACGTGCGGGCATACCGCTGGCGGAGGCGCTACAGGCGCTGCTCGAGCAGAACACCTCGGCCTTGTTGGGACGCGTGCTGGCCGTCGTGCGGACGCGCGTCAACGAGGGCACGTCGCTGGCGGAGGCGCTCTCGGTGCACGGCGAGGTCTTCCCCGAACTCTACGTCAGCATGGTGCGGGCGGGCGAGGCCGCGGGGAATCTCGAGCAGGTGCTGCTGCGCCTGGCTGATTTCATGGACGCGCAGGTGCGCCTGCGCGGCAAGGTCGCCGGCGCCCTGACCTACCCCGCGGTGCTGCTGGGCGTCGCGTCGATGGCGATCTTCATGCTGATGAAGGTCGTGGTTCCGAAGGTGACGGCGATCTTCGCCGATGTCGGGCAGGCGCTCCCTTGGTACACGCGCTTGCTGGTGGCGAGCAGCAACCTGATCAGCGGCTACTGGTGGTTGCTCGCGGCGCTCGGGGTGGTCGCCTGGCGGCTCTTTGCGCGCTGGCGCCGTACGCCCAAGGGTCGCGCGCGCTGGGACCGCTGGGTGCTCGGCTTCTGGCTGGTCGGGCCCTTGGCGCGGATGGTGGCGATCAGCCGCTTCTCGCGCACGCTCGGCACGATGCTCGGCGCGGGCGTGCCCTTGCTGCAATCCCTGGAGATCGTCAAGGCGATCCTCGGCAATCGCGTGTTGATGGACGTCGTGGACCAGGCGCGGGAGGCGATTCGCGAGGGCGAGAGCATCGCCGAGCCGCTGGCCCGCAGTCGAGAGTTCCCACCGGTGGTGACGCGGATGATCGCGGTCGGCGAGCGATCCGGACAGCTCGAGAGCATGCTCGCAACCGTCGCCGATGCCTATGAGACCGAGATCGACCTCAAGCTTGGCCGCCTGACCACGGTCCTTGGACCGCTGATGATCGTGGTGATGGGCGCAGTGATCGGCTTCATCGTTTTCGCGATCTTCATGCCGATCTTCCAGATGAATGACCTGATTGGCGGGGAGTAG
- the gspE gene encoding type II secretion system ATPase GspE, protein MTQEQAFAAILLRDSPLTREQLEQAMEAQRLEGGTLAETLLRLRILPEEQVLRALAQHLALEFTSQLDPEVVDAGLLVDLPINFAKTHLVLPLHREDGRVRVALANPHAVFAGDDLRTLLGAEIVPVLATSERVLDLINRVYAKRTGTVELEQSEEFQGNAEELVDIIDVTDEAPIIRWVNSLIFQAIKERASDIHIEPGEREVVVRYRIDGVLYEVRRANRNYLPSIVARVKIMAGLNIAEKRLPQDGRIRRRIAGKDIDMRVATAPTARGERVTIRLLDKSTVVLNLAEIGLDPAHLAQLGELIRRPNGILLVTGPTGSGKTTTLYAALSAINTPDKNILTIEDPVEYQLEGISQTQVNPKIDLTFANGLRSFLRHDPDVIMVGEIRDLATAEIAIQASLTGHLVFSTLHTNDAPSAITRLVDMDVEPFLVASSVIGLVAQRLVRKVCPECKRLRAATADEIAGLGLSADQFHAEAVADHAFKDAKRPAPPAGMVYQAVGCPACLDTGYAGRVGIYELMLLGEEVRALVLKQADANAIKRVAVGQGMRTLRMDGARKVICGLTTIEEVMRVTQEDSV, encoded by the coding sequence ATGACGCAGGAGCAGGCCTTTGCCGCGATCCTGCTGCGCGACAGCCCGCTGACGCGCGAGCAGCTCGAGCAGGCGATGGAGGCCCAGCGGCTGGAGGGTGGGACGCTCGCCGAGACCTTGCTGCGACTGCGCATCTTGCCGGAGGAACAGGTGCTGCGGGCGCTGGCGCAGCACCTGGCGCTCGAGTTCACCAGCCAGCTCGACCCCGAGGTGGTCGACGCCGGGTTGCTCGTCGACCTGCCGATCAACTTCGCCAAGACGCACTTGGTGCTGCCCCTGCATCGGGAGGATGGTCGCGTTCGCGTCGCGCTCGCCAACCCACATGCGGTCTTCGCCGGGGACGACCTGCGCACGCTGCTCGGCGCCGAGATCGTTCCGGTGCTGGCGACCAGCGAGCGCGTGCTCGACCTGATCAACCGCGTCTACGCCAAGCGCACGGGCACGGTCGAGCTCGAGCAGAGCGAGGAGTTCCAAGGCAACGCCGAGGAGCTGGTCGACATCATCGACGTCACGGATGAGGCGCCGATCATCCGTTGGGTCAATTCGCTGATCTTCCAGGCCATCAAGGAGCGAGCCTCGGACATCCATATCGAGCCGGGTGAGCGTGAGGTGGTGGTGCGCTACCGCATCGATGGCGTGCTCTACGAGGTGCGGCGCGCCAACCGCAACTACCTGCCGAGCATCGTCGCGCGGGTGAAGATCATGGCAGGGCTGAATATCGCCGAGAAGCGCCTGCCGCAGGACGGTCGCATCCGACGACGCATCGCCGGCAAGGACATCGACATGCGCGTGGCGACGGCGCCAACGGCGCGCGGCGAACGGGTCACGATCCGTCTGCTCGACAAGTCGACCGTCGTCTTGAATCTGGCGGAGATCGGACTCGACCCGGCGCATCTGGCGCAGCTCGGCGAGTTGATTCGGCGCCCCAACGGCATCTTGTTGGTGACCGGCCCGACCGGTAGCGGCAAGACGACGACGCTCTACGCCGCGCTCTCGGCGATCAATACCCCGGACAAGAACATCCTGACGATCGAGGATCCCGTCGAGTACCAGCTCGAGGGCATCAGCCAGACGCAGGTCAACCCGAAGATCGACCTGACCTTCGCCAACGGCCTGCGCTCGTTCTTGCGGCACGACCCCGACGTGATCATGGTCGGTGAGATCCGTGATCTCGCCACCGCCGAGATCGCGATCCAGGCCTCGCTGACCGGTCACCTCGTCTTCTCGACGCTGCACACCAATGACGCGCCGAGCGCGATCACGCGCCTGGTCGACATGGACGTCGAGCCCTTCCTCGTCGCTTCGTCGGTGATCGGGCTGGTCGCCCAGCGCCTGGTGCGCAAGGTCTGCCCGGAGTGCAAGCGCTTGCGCGCCGCGACGGCCGACGAGATCGCGGGGCTTGGATTGAGCGCCGACCAGTTCCATGCCGAGGCCGTGGCCGATCACGCGTTCAAGGACGCGAAGCGCCCGGCGCCGCCAGCGGGGATGGTCTATCAGGCGGTCGGCTGCCCGGCCTGCCTCGACACCGGCTACGCGGGTCGCGTCGGCATCTACGAGTTGATGCTCCTCGGCGAGGAGGTGCGCGCGCTGGTCTTGAAGCAGGCCGACGCCAACGCGATCAAGCGGGTGGCGGTCGGTCAGGGCATGCGGACCTTGCGGATGGACGGGGCGCGCAAGGTGATCTGCGGGCTGACGACGATCGAAGAGGTGATGCGGGTCACGCAGGAAGACTCGGTCTGA
- a CDS encoding prepilin-type N-terminal cleavage/methylation domain-containing protein, whose protein sequence is MSRPERQSRRSRGARATSAESSGFTLVEVMVALAILALALTVVAEAQQAGMRRTLRAQFVTTATMLAREKMIDVEERLYEKGFSQFEEEQEGDFEGEGLERFRYRVTIDKVELPSGLDAQALAGALGGREGSEGSAGGAGGATAIGGQLLGGQLELFRTVLEQSIRRVSLQVLWREGRSEQQVQVDAYFTDPSLVGGGAMGGLAAPADSAARGPGVAR, encoded by the coding sequence ATGTCACGTCCCGAGCGGCAGTCGCGCCGATCGCGCGGAGCGCGGGCCACGTCGGCCGAAAGCTCGGGCTTCACCTTGGTCGAGGTGATGGTCGCGCTGGCGATCCTGGCGCTCGCGCTGACGGTAGTCGCTGAGGCGCAGCAGGCGGGCATGCGGCGCACGCTGCGCGCCCAATTCGTCACCACCGCGACGATGCTGGCGCGCGAGAAGATGATCGACGTCGAGGAGCGACTCTACGAGAAGGGCTTCTCCCAGTTCGAAGAGGAGCAAGAGGGTGACTTCGAGGGCGAAGGACTGGAGCGCTTTCGCTATCGCGTCACGATCGACAAGGTCGAGCTGCCGAGCGGCCTCGATGCGCAGGCATTGGCGGGGGCCCTCGGCGGGAGGGAGGGCAGCGAGGGCTCGGCCGGCGGCGCTGGCGGGGCGACGGCGATCGGAGGCCAGCTTCTCGGAGGCCAGCTCGAGCTCTTCCGTACGGTGCTGGAGCAGTCGATCCGGCGCGTCTCCCTGCAGGTGCTGTGGCGCGAGGGGCGCAGTGAGCAGCAGGTGCAGGTCGACGCCTACTTCACAGATCCGTCGCTCGTCGGCGGAGGCGCGATGGGGGGCCTCGCGGCGCCTGCGGACAGCGCGGCGCGTGGGCCTGGGGTAGCGCGATGA
- a CDS encoding general secretion pathway protein GspK, producing MGIIRRRLSKHDQGVALVAVVVMVAVIGALSADFAFGVRVDYAAAANARDELRAHYLNRSAINLGRLLLRVQTQMIEPNRQLLGGFDLQLPDYASTLLAAFQGREGAELLGGLFGVAPGDIRGLGLGAGSFDLQMQSLDGRLNLNCAGGPNPGAPAVLRLAAGVAALLAPRRYDRLFERMDDRGQYNDRLTVLRAIIDWADQDQQLFGSSAAEDYRYEEGKDGYRTKNQYFDTLEELRLVRGVDEDFMAAFADQLTVYGGCRPNIALMGMPTIMALITQFAAVPTDPGLEYRNLALLARYVYEIGQLRGFSKVKDLIDAVEDPMGQLSLGSAIAGLLGQGKSEPPEGLPPVTGVKLSPKVEEAVVAGQPRRVWRMVAESTVGRVQKRLTAVWDQGLISMQASRANSGPGGFVYWRED from the coding sequence GTGGGTATCATCCGCCGTCGATTGAGCAAGCACGATCAGGGCGTCGCGCTGGTGGCGGTGGTCGTGATGGTCGCCGTGATCGGCGCGCTGAGCGCCGACTTCGCCTTCGGCGTGCGCGTCGATTACGCGGCGGCGGCGAACGCCCGTGACGAGCTGCGCGCCCATTATCTCAACCGATCGGCGATCAACCTGGGGCGGCTGCTCTTGCGGGTCCAGACGCAGATGATCGAGCCCAATCGACAATTGCTCGGTGGCTTCGACCTGCAGCTCCCCGACTACGCGTCGACGCTGCTGGCGGCCTTTCAGGGGCGCGAGGGCGCTGAGCTGCTCGGGGGGCTCTTCGGGGTCGCGCCGGGGGACATCCGCGGCCTCGGGCTTGGCGCCGGGAGCTTCGATTTGCAGATGCAGAGCCTCGATGGCCGCCTCAACCTCAACTGCGCGGGGGGGCCGAATCCGGGTGCGCCTGCGGTCCTGCGCCTGGCGGCGGGCGTGGCCGCGCTCTTGGCCCCGCGGCGTTACGATCGCCTCTTCGAGCGCATGGACGATCGCGGCCAGTACAACGACCGCTTGACCGTGCTGCGCGCGATCATCGATTGGGCCGACCAGGATCAGCAGCTCTTCGGTAGCAGCGCGGCCGAGGACTACCGCTATGAGGAGGGCAAGGACGGCTATCGGACGAAGAACCAGTACTTCGACACCCTCGAGGAGCTGCGGCTGGTCCGGGGCGTCGACGAGGATTTCATGGCGGCGTTCGCCGATCAGCTGACCGTATATGGTGGGTGCCGGCCCAATATCGCGCTGATGGGCATGCCGACGATCATGGCGCTGATCACGCAGTTCGCGGCTGTTCCGACCGATCCCGGGCTCGAGTACCGCAACCTGGCCTTGCTCGCGCGCTACGTCTACGAGATCGGTCAGCTCCGCGGCTTCAGCAAGGTCAAAGACCTGATCGATGCGGTCGAGGATCCGATGGGGCAGCTCAGTCTGGGCAGCGCGATAGCCGGCCTGCTCGGGCAGGGGAAGTCGGAGCCGCCGGAGGGACTGCCGCCCGTGACTGGCGTCAAGCTCTCACCGAAGGTCGAGGAAGCTGTGGTGGCCGGCCAGCCGCGCCGAGTCTGGCGTATGGTGGCGGAGTCCACCGTTGGCCGCGTGCAGAAGCGGCTGACGGCGGTCTGGGATCAGGGCCTGATTTCGATGCAGGCGAGCCGGGCCAACAGCGGACCGGGCGGGTTCGTCTATTGGCGAGAGGATTAG
- a CDS encoding prepilin-type N-terminal cleavage/methylation domain-containing protein, producing the protein MKLGDAQQRRPRRLAGTAAARTRSAEGFTLIEVLLSMAIMAMMAALAWGSFSATARSKTLAERSIGRYQQVRTALNRIARELAMAYLSKNDQSGALHPRTRFVGKRGSKVDELTFSTLAHVRLRENARECDQSVIRYTVAPGPAGRAGRQRLLRRESPRLGSEREPEEDGAAYVVLEDVRTLRFEYYDAQAKEWREEWSTMAADGQPDRLPEIVRVVLTVVDERERERTFRTAARTFLRDPLWVSSAVD; encoded by the coding sequence ATGAAGCTGGGCGATGCGCAGCAGCGGCGCCCGAGACGCCTCGCGGGCACGGCCGCGGCGCGGACGAGGTCCGCGGAGGGCTTCACGCTGATCGAGGTGCTGCTGAGCATGGCGATCATGGCGATGATGGCGGCGCTGGCCTGGGGATCGTTCTCGGCGACGGCGCGCAGCAAGACGCTGGCTGAGCGCTCGATCGGGCGCTATCAGCAGGTGCGCACGGCGCTCAACCGGATCGCGCGCGAGCTGGCGATGGCCTATCTCTCGAAGAATGACCAGAGTGGAGCGCTGCACCCGCGGACCCGCTTCGTTGGCAAGCGCGGCAGCAAGGTCGACGAGCTGACCTTCTCGACGCTGGCGCACGTGCGACTGCGTGAGAACGCGCGCGAATGCGACCAGAGCGTGATCCGTTACACGGTGGCGCCGGGCCCCGCGGGGCGCGCGGGTCGCCAGCGCTTGTTGCGGCGGGAGAGCCCGCGGCTGGGCAGCGAACGCGAGCCCGAGGAGGATGGCGCGGCCTATGTCGTGCTCGAGGACGTCCGCACGCTGCGCTTCGAGTACTACGATGCGCAGGCCAAGGAGTGGCGCGAGGAGTGGAGCACCATGGCGGCCGACGGTCAGCCCGACCGGCTGCCCGAGATCGTCCGCGTCGTGCTCACCGTGGTCGATGAGCGCGAACGCGAGCGGACCTTTCGCACCGCAGCACGAACGTTCTTGAGGGATCCGCTGTGGGTATCATCCGCCGTCGATTGA